Proteins encoded in a region of the Acidobacteriota bacterium genome:
- a CDS encoding GNAT family N-acetyltransferase: protein MAKIRKAETSDKNAVWEIIREVIARGDTYVFDPGSSKEEMLDYWFSPEKNVYVVSEMSSQETEVVLGTFWLKANQPGLGDHVCNAAYMVSPAEHGKGIGRKMAEFSLEEARRLGFTAMQFNFVVASNTAAVRLWQSIGMEIIGTIPNAFRHKTLGPTDAYIMYREL from the coding sequence ATGGCCAAGATCCGAAAAGCGGAAACGAGCGATAAAAATGCGGTTTGGGAGATCATCCGGGAGGTGATCGCCCGCGGGGATACCTATGTCTTTGATCCGGGGTCTTCGAAAGAAGAAATGCTCGACTACTGGTTCTCGCCAGAGAAGAACGTTTACGTTGTGTCAGAAATGAGCAGCCAAGAAACCGAGGTCGTTCTCGGGACGTTCTGGTTAAAGGCGAATCAGCCCGGGCTTGGCGATCACGTCTGCAACGCGGCTTATATGGTTTCGCCCGCGGAGCACGGCAAAGGCATCGGGCGAAAGATGGCCGAGTTTTCGCTCGAAGAAGCCCGCCGGCTCGGCTTTACCGCAATGCAGTTCAACTTCGTCGTTGCATCGAACACGGCGGCGGTTCGTCTCTGGCAGTCGATCGGGATGGAGATCATCGGCACCATTCCAAACGCCTTCCGCCACAAAACTCTCGGTCCGACCGATGCTTACATAATGTATCGGGAACTTTAG
- a CDS encoding tetratricopeptide repeat protein: MKKLVLPIIAVLFFSAAAAQAQDPDFAAGLEQFKAKQFEASAETFRKVTVKQPTNKGAHFNLGLSLFNLRRYSDALPSFRRAAELDATDGKSFEYIGRVSILTRDYAEAAKAFRTQIALDPNNFNANYFLGYSLLESKIYPDAEKFTKEAIRLDPNHAVARTNLGKIYNAQKRYLESVAPLTEAIRLDPKIADAHFGLGNSFYNRKLYTESIPHYEKTTELLPNAALAFAYLGDAYLNTKQNERAVASYKKAITNDPKESVAQLGLGLAYMNLKNYSGVRAQIAVLQVLDAEKAKDLQQRAEKAGMPAQ; encoded by the coding sequence ATGAAGAAACTAGTACTTCCGATAATTGCAGTTCTTTTTTTCTCGGCCGCCGCGGCTCAGGCTCAAGACCCGGATTTTGCTGCCGGGTTGGAACAATTCAAAGCAAAACAATTCGAGGCCTCGGCAGAAACCTTCCGAAAAGTGACGGTGAAACAGCCGACAAACAAGGGGGCCCATTTTAATCTCGGCCTTTCACTTTTCAACCTTCGCCGATACAGCGATGCCCTGCCGTCATTTAGGCGGGCCGCGGAACTCGACGCGACTGATGGAAAGTCGTTCGAATACATCGGACGGGTATCCATCCTGACCCGCGATTATGCGGAAGCGGCAAAGGCCTTCCGCACCCAGATCGCGCTCGACCCAAACAACTTCAATGCGAATTATTTTCTTGGTTACTCGTTGCTTGAGAGCAAGATCTATCCGGATGCCGAAAAGTTTACAAAGGAGGCCATACGGCTTGACCCGAATCATGCCGTAGCCCGAACAAATCTCGGCAAGATCTATAACGCACAGAAACGATATCTGGAATCAGTTGCACCGCTTACAGAGGCCATCCGGCTTGACCCCAAGATCGCAGACGCCCATTTCGGGCTCGGTAACTCATTTTACAATCGGAAGTTGTATACCGAATCTATCCCCCATTATGAAAAGACGACCGAACTGCTGCCGAACGCTGCTCTTGCATTCGCCTATCTCGGGGACGCGTATCTGAACACCAAGCAGAACGAACGGGCAGTCGCCTCGTACAAAAAGGCAATTACGAACGACCCGAAGGAGTCGGTTGCTCAGCTTGGACTTGGACTTGCGTATATGAATTTGAAGAACTATTCCGGCGTTCGTGCGCAGATCGCGGTTCTTCAAGTGCTGGACGCCGAAAAAGCTAAAGACCTTCAGCAACGCGCCGAGAAGGCGGGAATGCCTGCACAATGA
- a CDS encoding tyrosine--tRNA ligase translates to MTIDEQLEILRKGTVDLIREEDLRAKLERSAKTGKPLRVKLGLDPTAPDIHVGHTVVIRKLKAFQDLGHTVIFLIGDFTGMIGDPSGKNVTRPPLTREEVNANAETYKQQMFKLLDPEKTELRFNGEWMDKFTAADFVKLCAKTTVKQILERDDFSKRIQEEKPISLHELLYPLTQGYDSVALESDVELGGTDQKFNLLMGRNLQREFGQEPQVIITTPLLEGLDGVNKMSKSLNNYIGIEEPPNEMFGKVMSISDELMWRYYELLTDLTQSDISNLRSEIDRGENPRNVKVKLAKLIITDFHSAADAAAAEEEFNRLFVNKEVPDDIERRQMPAGTYRIADLLAETGLTASKGEARRLVEQGGVKIDGEKASNSTAEISVSDTEVLLQVGKRKFLKLIGN, encoded by the coding sequence ATGACCATTGACGAACAGTTGGAGATCTTAAGAAAGGGCACCGTTGACCTGATCCGCGAAGAGGACCTGCGGGCGAAGCTGGAGCGTTCGGCAAAGACGGGCAAGCCGTTACGCGTAAAGCTTGGGCTTGACCCGACGGCGCCTGATATTCACGTCGGCCATACGGTCGTCATCCGCAAGCTGAAGGCCTTTCAGGACCTTGGACATACGGTCATCTTTCTTATTGGCGATTTTACGGGAATGATCGGAGATCCTTCGGGCAAGAACGTGACCCGCCCGCCGCTAACGAGAGAAGAGGTCAACGCCAATGCTGAGACCTACAAGCAGCAGATGTTCAAGCTGCTCGATCCCGAAAAGACCGAGCTTCGCTTCAATGGCGAATGGATGGACAAGTTTACCGCAGCCGACTTCGTAAAGCTCTGTGCAAAAACAACGGTCAAACAAATCCTCGAACGCGACGATTTCAGCAAACGGATTCAGGAGGAAAAGCCGATCTCGCTCCACGAATTGCTCTATCCGCTGACCCAAGGGTATGACTCGGTCGCGCTTGAATCGGACGTCGAACTTGGCGGGACCGATCAGAAGTTTAACCTGCTGATGGGCCGCAATCTTCAGCGAGAGTTTGGCCAGGAGCCGCAGGTCATCATCACCACGCCCTTGCTCGAAGGGCTCGACGGCGTCAATAAAATGTCGAAGTCGCTCAACAACTACATCGGCATCGAGGAGCCGCCGAATGAGATGTTCGGCAAGGTGATGTCCATCTCAGACGAGCTGATGTGGCGTTATTACGAACTGCTGACCGACCTAACGCAAAGCGACATTTCAAACTTGAGATCGGAGATCGATAGAGGCGAGAATCCGCGGAATGTTAAGGTGAAACTCGCAAAGCTCATAATTACCGATTTTCACTCCGCGGCCGATGCCGCCGCCGCCGAAGAGGAATTCAACCGCCTCTTTGTCAACAAAGAAGTGCCCGACGATATTGAGCGAAGGCAAATGCCTGCAGGCACTTACCGGATCGCGGACCTGCTTGCCGAAACCGGCCTTACCGCCTCAAAGGGCGAGGCCCGTCGTCTCGTCGAACAGGGCGGCGTAAAGATCGACGGCGAGAAAGCATCGAACTCTACGGCCGAGATCAGCGTCTCTGATACAGAGGTTCTACTTCAGGTCGGCAAGCGGAAGTTTTTGAAGCTGATAGGTAACTAA
- a CDS encoding metallophosphoesterase, with translation MIKPARAKRERLTERINELIAADQPLRELAGNLSRVAKYAIDEANSLSLEHIVVSLPRLPKKLDGFRIIHLSDIHHSPFTSLEHITRTVKVANRLKPDMFVLTGDYVSHDRTYIGPVAEVLGSLKAEHGTHACLGNHDHWTDAPLVVSSFKKAGINMLVNEGLRFGARGAAFWLAGVDDHMVGETDLPAAMKGAFPDEFKLLLAHNPLIFRQAVRRGIDLTLSGHTHGGQVRVRTRTPKDRLIPRRRLSAGLHRRKDSHIYITRGIGTVVLPVRYQCPPEISLLELKAE, from the coding sequence GTGATCAAACCTGCACGAGCAAAACGAGAACGACTGACCGAGCGGATCAATGAGTTGATCGCCGCCGACCAGCCCCTGCGCGAACTTGCCGGCAATCTCTCGCGGGTCGCGAAGTACGCGATCGATGAGGCGAACAGCCTTTCGCTCGAACATATTGTGGTTTCGCTGCCGCGGCTACCGAAAAAGCTCGACGGGTTTCGTATCATTCATCTCTCCGACATTCACCACAGCCCGTTCACCTCGCTCGAACACATCACGCGGACGGTTAAGGTTGCGAACAGGCTCAAACCCGATATGTTCGTGCTTACCGGCGACTACGTTTCGCACGATCGGACGTACATCGGCCCCGTCGCCGAGGTGCTCGGTTCGCTAAAGGCAGAGCACGGAACGCACGCCTGTCTAGGCAATCATGACCATTGGACGGACGCACCGCTCGTTGTTTCCTCCTTCAAAAAGGCGGGCATCAACATGCTTGTCAACGAAGGCCTTCGCTTCGGAGCACGCGGGGCGGCGTTCTGGCTTGCCGGAGTTGATGACCACATGGTCGGCGAAACGGATCTTCCGGCCGCGATGAAGGGAGCCTTTCCCGACGAGTTCAAGCTTTTGCTGGCTCACAACCCGCTCATCTTTCGTCAGGCTGTCCGCCGCGGCATCGACCTAACTCTGAGCGGCCACACCCACGGCGGCCAGGTCCGCGTCCGCACTCGCACACCAAAGGATCGCCTCATACCGCGGCGGCGGCTCTCGGCCGGGCTCCATCGGCGAAAGGATTCGCACATTTATATAACCCGCGGCATCGGCACGGTCGTGCTTCCGGTCCGCTATCAGTGTCCGCCTGAGATATCGCTGCTTGAGCTGAAGGCCGAATGA
- a CDS encoding CDP-alcohol phosphatidyltransferase family protein translates to MILTIPNLLTFLRMALIPVFASLLFYGNSHWALLVFLIAGVSDGVDGFVARRFKQESELGTIIDPIADKLLMTVAFIVLSLPGVLEPVRFLPVPFWVTAAVIGRDVLIITVAGAINIITGFKGFRPSWLGKLSTFVQVVAVTLVLIAAVTGYSFYLPTVYFFVVLLAVASGFHYIFQVARLMNEDTSLRERSEDPDLRPPSES, encoded by the coding sequence ATGATCTTGACCATCCCCAACCTTCTCACCTTTCTCCGCATGGCCCTGATCCCGGTCTTTGCCAGCCTTTTATTTTACGGAAACAGCCATTGGGCTTTGCTCGTCTTTCTCATCGCCGGCGTCTCGGATGGCGTTGACGGCTTCGTCGCTCGCCGGTTCAAGCAGGAATCAGAACTTGGGACGATCATCGACCCGATCGCCGATAAGCTCCTGATGACCGTAGCGTTCATCGTTCTCTCGCTGCCGGGCGTGCTTGAGCCCGTCCGGTTTCTACCGGTGCCATTTTGGGTAACGGCCGCCGTCATTGGCCGCGACGTGCTCATCATCACGGTCGCTGGCGCGATCAATATAATCACCGGATTCAAGGGCTTTCGCCCCTCGTGGCTCGGAAAGCTCTCGACCTTTGTCCAGGTCGTGGCAGTAACGCTCGTGCTTATCGCGGCCGTTACGGGCTACAGTTTCTATCTCCCGACCGTTTATTTCTTCGTTGTCCTTTTGGCCGTCGCGTCCGGCTTTCACTACATCTTTCAGGTCGCCCGGCTAATGAATGAAGACACCTCACTGCGCGAACGGTCTGAGGATCCGGATTTAAGACCACCTTCGGAATCATGA
- a CDS encoding PilZ domain-containing protein — MQDRRHGSRYAISFPIQIRWKDEAGNEVTEDGLTENVGPAGTLVYLPRKLPTVGSKVNLTVTENLDDPVTVTAEVIRLERNAAHPQAALNLVEGMRSWKKKVWELAGETIAGQEPEDTDDW, encoded by the coding sequence ATGCAGGACAGACGCCACGGCTCGCGATACGCCATATCTTTTCCTATCCAGATCCGCTGGAAGGACGAAGCCGGCAATGAGGTTACCGAGGACGGATTGACCGAGAATGTCGGCCCGGCCGGAACGCTCGTTTATCTGCCGCGAAAGCTCCCGACCGTCGGATCAAAGGTGAACCTGACCGTCACCGAAAACCTTGACGACCCCGTCACCGTAACGGCCGAGGTCATCCGGCTCGAACGCAACGCGGCCCACCCGCAGGCTGCGCTCAACCTTGTAGAAGGAATGCGGAGCTGGAAGAAAAAGGTATGGGAACTCGCAGGCGAAACCATCGCCGGCCAGGAGCCTGAAGATACTGACGATTGGTAG
- a CDS encoding saccharopine dehydrogenase NADP-binding domain-containing protein has product MKILVLGAGRMGHGAAFDLIHNSPGVEGVTVADADLKKAEAVAEAVGTSRIDAHHVDAANHSDIARLMQGHDSAISCVNYWYNESLSRAAIETGTNFCDLGGNNYVVDAQLAMDEQAKAAGINIIPDCGLAPGMVSILAMHGAARFERLDEIHIRVGGLPQRPEPPLDYQLVFSVEGLINEYIEVARVIRVGEITEVPSMTELEALEFEGFPPLEAFQTSGGTSTLPDTFLGKIRELDYKTIRYAGHCEKFRTMIDLGLCSSEPLSEPPASAGGQFAAIDASQIIPRKVFGELLQKHLPADGPDYVLVRLEFVGLTKAETRPVGRVSDSDGAATRLRYDIVDKQDPETGLSAMMRTTAFPASIIAQMMARGDVLSRGATPQEKAIDPDKFVAEMRQRNIKIKEMEVSA; this is encoded by the coding sequence ATGAAAATTCTCGTTCTCGGAGCCGGCCGCATGGGACATGGTGCGGCCTTTGATCTTATTCACAACTCGCCGGGCGTTGAGGGCGTCACCGTCGCCGATGCCGACCTGAAAAAGGCCGAAGCGGTCGCTGAGGCGGTCGGCACCTCGCGGATCGACGCTCATCACGTCGACGCCGCAAACCACTCGGACATCGCCCGCCTGATGCAAGGCCACGACTCGGCCATCTCGTGCGTCAATTATTGGTACAACGAGTCGCTCTCGCGGGCGGCCATCGAGACCGGTACCAACTTTTGCGACCTCGGCGGCAATAACTACGTCGTCGATGCGCAGCTTGCGATGGATGAGCAGGCGAAAGCCGCCGGCATCAATATCATTCCCGACTGCGGACTTGCGCCCGGAATGGTCTCGATCCTTGCAATGCACGGTGCCGCCCGATTCGAGCGGCTCGACGAGATACACATCCGCGTTGGCGGTCTGCCGCAGCGGCCCGAACCGCCGCTCGATTACCAGCTCGTCTTTTCGGTCGAAGGCCTGATCAATGAATACATCGAGGTCGCCCGCGTTATCCGCGTCGGCGAGATAACCGAAGTGCCGTCGATGACCGAGCTCGAAGCGCTAGAGTTCGAAGGCTTTCCGCCGCTCGAGGCATTTCAGACCTCCGGCGGCACCTCGACGCTGCCCGATACATTTCTCGGGAAGATCAGGGAACTCGACTACAAGACCATCCGCTACGCCGGCCACTGCGAGAAATTCCGGACAATGATCGACCTCGGCCTCTGCTCAAGCGAGCCATTGTCAGAACCGCCTGCGTCAGCGGGCGGCCAGTTCGCCGCCATCGATGCGTCTCAAATCATTCCCCGCAAGGTCTTCGGCGAATTGCTCCAGAAACACCTGCCCGCCGATGGCCCCGACTACGTCCTCGTCCGCCTCGAATTCGTCGGCCTCACAAAGGCAGAAACCCGACCGGTAGGGAGGGTGTCGGATAGCGATGGAGCTGCGACGCGTCTCCGCTACGACATCGTAGACAAACAAGACCCTGAAACCGGCCTCTCAGCAATGATGCGAACCACCGCCTTCCCCGCATCCATCATCGCCCAAATGATGGCCCGCGGCGACGTACTCTCCCGCGGAGCAACCCCGCAAGAAAAAGCCATCGACCCGGACAAGTTCGTCGCGGAAATGCGTCAGCGGAACATAAAGATTAAGGAAATGGAAGTATCCGCATAA
- a CDS encoding penicillin acylase family protein, with amino-acid sequence MKTTILLFATLLFTAFSSPVVVPAEDEPWQRVEVIRTEKGVPHIRAKDLYAAGYALAWLQSEDYGDQTGMRLLAASGRWASVSGYERMDSDFAIRRVRAKAEPKYATLSKDVRDVYEGFAAGINRFIELHPGEFTAGMPSDFTGFDVLSTELAQPSAQKIRNFLNQRSARSDDDPTTMEEEGEGPDDGSNAWALAPSRTKSGKAILLRNPHLRWSAGYYEAHMTVPGVIDFYGDFRIGGAFGVIGGFNRHLGFSTTNNSQDLDQIYTLDADPAKPDHYLFDGASVPLIRELVTVPFRNGDAVSTETREFWSTPLGPVIKREDGKIFVFKYAGEAEVRGGEQFLKMMRARSLTEWKDAMKMRARTTSNFTYADRDGNIYYLWNAALPLLPHPPVDDLTALPAKGMKDVWTEYVPFESLPQVLNPPGGYVRNENSSHHYTNIRTPVVTKNAFPNFERPRLSLRSQLGLQLVGGDEKFSLEDIWKLKHNYRALLADRVKPDLIAAVKAAKPEGDVAAAIGVLEKWDNTTSPESRGSVLFQEWWRHYSGLRDGRGQTLPDAERYAKPWSIDDPFNTPRGLADAKRAAESFAWTVEEVKKRYGSFDVAWGEVHRVRRGSVDVPVGGCGNDLGCFRIMTFERAADGKMAAIGGDGWTFAVEFGDVPRAFSVLAYGQSNRPDSPHHVDQAAMFAAGEAKRVAFTEADVDKQAIKRYRPGEKAVR; translated from the coding sequence ATGAAGACGACGATCCTTCTTTTCGCCACTCTTTTGTTCACCGCATTTTCCTCGCCGGTGGTGGTTCCGGCGGAGGACGAGCCCTGGCAGCGGGTCGAGGTTATCCGTACTGAAAAAGGCGTGCCGCATATCCGGGCGAAGGATCTCTATGCGGCGGGCTACGCGCTTGCCTGGCTGCAATCCGAGGATTACGGCGACCAAACGGGTATGCGGCTGCTGGCGGCGAGCGGGCGATGGGCGTCGGTTTCGGGTTATGAGCGGATGGACTCGGACTTCGCCATCCGCCGCGTGCGGGCAAAGGCCGAGCCGAAATACGCTACGCTTTCGAAGGACGTTCGCGACGTCTATGAAGGCTTTGCTGCGGGGATCAATCGCTTTATAGAGCTGCATCCCGGCGAGTTTACGGCCGGAATGCCGAGCGACTTCACCGGCTTCGACGTACTCTCGACCGAACTCGCCCAGCCTTCGGCCCAGAAGATCCGCAACTTTCTCAACCAACGTTCCGCCCGCAGCGACGACGACCCGACGACGATGGAAGAGGAAGGCGAAGGGCCGGACGACGGCTCGAACGCCTGGGCGCTTGCCCCGAGCCGAACGAAATCCGGCAAGGCGATCCTGCTCCGCAACCCGCATCTCCGCTGGTCGGCGGGCTACTACGAAGCTCATATGACGGTGCCGGGCGTGATCGATTTTTACGGCGATTTCCGCATCGGCGGTGCGTTCGGCGTGATCGGCGGCTTTAATCGCCATCTTGGCTTTTCGACGACGAACAACTCGCAGGACCTCGATCAGATCTACACGCTCGACGCCGACCCGGCCAAGCCCGATCACTATCTTTTCGACGGTGCTTCGGTGCCGCTTATACGCGAATTGGTGACTGTTCCCTTTCGCAATGGTGACGCCGTCTCGACCGAGACCCGCGAGTTTTGGTCGACGCCGCTCGGGCCGGTGATCAAACGCGAGGACGGCAAGATCTTCGTTTTCAAGTACGCGGGCGAGGCCGAGGTCCGCGGCGGCGAGCAGTTCCTTAAGATGATGCGTGCTCGTTCGCTCACCGAGTGGAAGGACGCAATGAAGATGCGTGCCCGCACCACCTCGAACTTTACCTACGCCGACCGCGACGGCAACATCTATTATCTCTGGAACGCCGCACTGCCACTGCTGCCGCATCCGCCGGTCGATGATCTGACGGCCTTGCCGGCGAAAGGAATGAAAGACGTTTGGACCGAATACGTGCCGTTCGAATCCCTGCCGCAGGTGCTCAACCCGCCGGGCGGTTATGTCCGCAACGAGAATAGCTCGCATCATTACACCAACATCCGGACACCGGTCGTGACCAAGAATGCCTTTCCAAACTTTGAACGGCCACGGCTTTCGCTCCGCAGCCAGCTCGGGCTTCAGCTTGTCGGCGGCGATGAGAAGTTCAGCCTTGAAGACATATGGAAGCTGAAGCACAACTATCGAGCGTTGCTCGCCGACCGCGTGAAGCCCGACCTCATCGCGGCGGTGAAAGCGGCAAAGCCCGAGGGCGATGTCGCCGCAGCGATCGGAGTGCTCGAGAAATGGGACAACACCACTTCGCCCGAGAGCCGCGGTTCGGTGCTTTTTCAGGAATGGTGGCGGCACTATTCCGGGCTTCGCGACGGCCGCGGGCAAACGCTGCCGGATGCCGAGCGTTACGCCAAACCCTGGAGCATCGACGACCCGTTCAACACGCCCCGCGGGCTTGCGGATGCAAAGCGAGCGGCCGAGTCTTTTGCCTGGACGGTTGAAGAGGTGAAAAAGCGTTACGGCAGCTTTGACGTCGCCTGGGGCGAGGTGCATCGCGTCCGCCGCGGCTCGGTTGATGTGCCCGTCGGCGGCTGCGGCAACGACCTCGGGTGCTTTCGCATAATGACCTTTGAACGCGCCGCGGACGGCAAGATGGCCGCGATCGGCGGCGATGGCTGGACGTTCGCGGTCGAATTTGGCGACGTGCCGCGAGCCTTTTCTGTGCTCGCCTATGGCCAAAGCAACCGGCCCGATTCGCCGCATCACGTCGACCAGGCTGCGATGTTCGCTGCCGGCGAAGCAAAGCGCGTCGCCTTTACCGAGGCCGACGTCGACAAGCAAGCGATAAAGCGGTACCGCCCCGGCGAAAAGGCCGTGCGTTGA
- a CDS encoding RNA polymerase sigma factor, translating to MTTETLNYPIWQSGTAAAESDSAKAKYVSPLATTSDFELTQSAATGDMAAFEEIYQRHHRRVYSICLRMLQNAYEAEDLTQDVFIQLYRKIGSFRGDSAFTTWLHRMTVNQVLMHFRKRNVKYEKVTEEGETPDQVVTGTTDPERMQVVDKIALEHAIEQLPAGYKNVFLLHDVEGFEHEEVARILGCSVGTSKSQLHKARLKLRKLLQKKANPRLVGVNI from the coding sequence ATGACTACAGAAACCTTGAACTATCCTATTTGGCAGAGCGGCACGGCGGCCGCGGAGAGCGATTCGGCGAAGGCAAAATACGTTTCTCCGCTCGCAACCACGAGCGACTTCGAACTCACGCAATCTGCTGCAACGGGCGACATGGCGGCTTTTGAAGAGATCTATCAGCGGCATCACCGCAGGGTCTATTCGATCTGCCTCCGCATGCTCCAGAATGCCTATGAGGCCGAAGACCTTACGCAGGATGTATTCATCCAGCTTTATCGTAAGATCGGCAGCTTCCGCGGCGACTCGGCCTTCACAACGTGGCTGCACCGGATGACGGTCAATCAGGTCCTGATGCACTTCCGTAAGCGAAACGTGAAGTACGAAAAGGTCACCGAGGAAGGCGAAACGCCGGACCAAGTGGTCACCGGCACGACCGATCCGGAACGGATGCAGGTCGTTGACAAGATCGCCCTTGAGCACGCGATCGAGCAGCTTCCGGCTGGTTACAAGAACGTCTTTTTGCTCCACGACGTCGAAGGCTTTGAGCACGAAGAGGTCGCACGCATCCTCGGATGCTCGGTCGGCACATCGAAGTCGCAGCTCCATAAGGCACGGCTTAAGCTTCGCAAGCTTTTGCAGAAGAAGGCCAACCCGCGTCTGGTTGGTGTAAATATCTAA
- a CDS encoding aminotransferase class V-fold PLP-dependent enzyme — protein MTPEIRSLFAATEHYAYLNSAAVSPMPRTAIEAVNWQLNDVATHGSEHYPEWVKTKGRCRELLAGMLSVRAEQIAFMRNTSDGFAAVAVGLEWKPGDNIVTFGNEFPANFYPWRRVRDRYGVELRICPERDGRYEVDDLIDMIDSNTRVVAVSAVQFASGYLADLERIGSAARAADALFAVDVIQGLGQMGFELEAAKVDIAAGASHKWLCAPEGCGILFVSERARERVDPAFVGWISVETPWDFEDREQPFKPNALAWESGTGPSSLFYGLEQSLTLLNSVGLANIRSYLTELSGYLCERLAGKNYRIISSREPSEATAIVCIEHLGGMHCNEIAERLRAAGVIVSPRGDRLRIAPHFYNNKEDIDRLIDSLPE, from the coding sequence ATGACGCCTGAGATACGATCGCTTTTCGCTGCCACCGAACACTACGCCTACCTTAATTCTGCTGCGGTTTCGCCGATGCCGCGTACTGCCATCGAGGCTGTCAATTGGCAGCTTAACGATGTCGCGACACACGGCTCGGAGCACTATCCCGAATGGGTCAAGACGAAAGGCCGCTGCCGCGAACTTCTGGCCGGGATGCTGAGCGTCCGGGCTGAGCAGATCGCATTTATGCGTAACACTTCCGACGGCTTCGCGGCGGTCGCGGTGGGGCTGGAATGGAAGCCGGGCGACAACATCGTGACCTTTGGCAATGAGTTCCCCGCAAATTTTTACCCTTGGCGGCGCGTTCGCGACCGATATGGAGTTGAACTGCGTATCTGTCCCGAACGCGACGGACGATACGAGGTCGACGATCTCATCGACATGATCGATTCGAACACGCGGGTCGTCGCGGTTAGTGCCGTGCAGTTCGCTTCCGGTTATCTCGCGGACCTTGAAAGGATCGGCAGTGCGGCCCGGGCAGCCGACGCCCTTTTCGCAGTCGATGTTATTCAGGGTCTCGGGCAGATGGGTTTTGAGCTCGAAGCGGCGAAGGTTGATATCGCAGCGGGTGCAAGCCATAAATGGCTTTGTGCTCCCGAGGGCTGCGGCATTCTCTTCGTCTCCGAACGAGCACGTGAGCGGGTCGATCCGGCTTTCGTCGGCTGGATAAGCGTAGAGACGCCCTGGGACTTTGAGGACCGCGAACAGCCCTTCAAGCCAAACGCCCTTGCCTGGGAGAGCGGTACCGGGCCTTCGTCGCTTTTTTATGGCTTGGAGCAAAGCTTGACTCTTCTCAACAGCGTCGGGCTTGCCAACATTCGTAGTTACCTTACCGAGCTTTCTGGCTATCTTTGCGAACGGCTCGCAGGCAAGAATTACCGGATCATTAGTTCACGAGAGCCCTCGGAAGCAACGGCGATCGTCTGCATCGAGCATCTCGGCGGGATGCATTGCAATGAGATCGCAGAGCGGCTGCGGGCTGCGGGCGTCATCGTCTCGCCGCGGGGTGATAGGCTTCGGATCGCTCCACATTTTTACAACAACAAGGAAGATATCGATCGGCTCATCGACTCACTGCCCGAGTAA
- the lepB gene encoding signal peptidase I produces MFKRRKKPTIPFGPLHPADDLDIAVHHYRRQSRTFLWAEGARLARDVFLILVVFVLLGVFAVQPVVVEGESMLPHLHNGERLLVNKLVYYNIQGVSWGHLERGDIVVFWFPREPDKSYVKRIIGLPGETVEVRNGRVNINGVELQEDYLDIEHNQSLPTWPAKKVEPHHYFVMGDNRDNSSDSRYWGLVPEKYIYGKAFFRYWQPDKIGFVEHGDYKESELDSLSDTRAIQQ; encoded by the coding sequence GTGTTCAAACGCCGCAAAAAACCAACAATACCCTTTGGCCCGCTCCACCCGGCGGATGATCTCGACATTGCCGTACATCATTACCGCAGACAGTCGCGAACGTTTCTTTGGGCAGAGGGCGCTCGGCTCGCGCGCGATGTTTTCCTTATCCTCGTCGTATTCGTTTTGCTCGGAGTTTTTGCGGTTCAGCCGGTCGTGGTCGAGGGCGAATCGATGCTACCGCACCTGCACAACGGCGAGCGTCTGCTGGTCAACAAGCTCGTTTACTACAACATACAAGGCGTTAGTTGGGGCCATCTTGAGCGCGGTGACATCGTTGTCTTCTGGTTTCCGCGGGAGCCGGATAAGAGCTACGTAAAGAGGATCATCGGCCTGCCGGGCGAAACGGTCGAGGTCAGGAACGGTCGCGTTAACATAAACGGCGTGGAACTGCAGGAAGATTATCTCGACATAGAGCATAACCAGAGCCTGCCGACCTGGCCGGCAAAAAAGGTCGAACCACACCATTATTTTGTGATGGGCGACAACCGCGATAATTCGTCCGATTCGCGCTATTGGGGCCTCGTCCCGGAAAAATACATCTACGGCAAGGCTTTTTTCCGTTACTGGCAGCCGGATAAGATCGGCTTTGTCGAACACGGCGACTACAAGGAATCGGAACTCGACAGCCTCTCCGATACAAGAGCGATCCAGCAGTGA